The nucleotide window GAATTCTATTACGCTAATCCACAGATTTTCCTGTATCCTTACAATCCGTATTGGTATTCGTTGGGAATAGTGGGCATAAAAGCTTCGTTTTCCATCTCTTCGCTATATCATAATACGCAAAAGGTAAAGGCAGCACAGCTGGAGTTCGAAAAAGAAGAAGAGGCACATAAAGATACAGAGGATAAAGTAAGACAGCAGGTGAAGGAAGCTTATCTGAGATATCAGGAAGCTCTGGAACAGATCAAAGTGGCAGAAGCCAATGTAGCCCAGGCAAAGGAAAATGCAAGAATCATCAAAAATACTTACTTCAGCCAGACTTCCCTTATTACAGAACTGCTGGATGCAGATATACAGCTTCTTCAGACAAAGTTTGAACTGGAAGCGGCAAAGATTATGGCACAGAACAATTATTATTTACTACAAAATATTACAGGCGTTTTATAATACAATGAAAAAAAAATATACTCCAACGGACAGACTGATCACGAAGATCACAGGATGGATTTCACTTGCTATCGTTGCCGCACTTGCTGTCTGGGGCGGTTTTACCTTAAAGAACTATTATGCATATGAACAGACCAATGATGCCCAAGTTCAGGAATATGTAAACCCGATTATTTCAAGAGCCGGAGGATTTATTGTCGCTGTAAAATTTGAGGAAAATCAGGAAGTGAAAAAAGGCGATACCCTTTTAATTATTGATAACCGTGAATATGTCCTTCAGGAAAAACAAACGCAGGCAGCCCTCCGTAAAGCCTACGCGCAATTGAAAGTCCTTGAAAGTACTACAGAAACTACAGAAAAAGAAGCTGCCGCAGCAATGGATCAGGTAGATGCCAATAAAGCAAAGGTTTGGAAACAAAAACTTGATTATAACAGGTACAAAAAACTGTATGATGAAGAATCTGCCACCAGACAGCGTCTTGAAGATGTTAAAGCAACTCTTGACATCAATGAAAGTGATTACAGATCTTCACAGGATAATTATGCAGCTTCAATGTCTAAAATAAATGATATCCGGGCGGAAAAAACGGTTGTCCTTGCAGAAATTGCCAGACTGGAAGCATTGCTGGACCGCCACAAGTTGGATGTGAGCTATACAGCCGTTACTGCAGCATATGACGGAAGGATGGGAAGAAGAACCGTTGAAGTAGGTCAGATGATTGATGCAGGAGAAACACTTGCATTTATAGTTAATAATGAAACCGACAAATGGGTAGTGGCCAATTATAAAGAAACGCAGATCAAGGACATGCACATCGGAGATCATGTAAAAATTGTAGCAGATTCTTATCCTGACAGAGAGTTTAAAGGGACGATTATTTCACTTTCCCCGGCAACAGGCTCAAGCTTCTCATTGCTTCCGCCGGATAACTCCACCGGGAATTACGTGAAAATTGTGCAGCGTATTCCTGTGAGAATCAGAGTGGATGGGCAAAGAAAAGACATTGATATTCTGAAAGTAGGAATGAATGTAAATGTATATGCCAATAAAAAACATTCCAATGGCTAAAAGACAGATGCCTTATTTTAAAAAATGGGCTCCTGAATGGCTTGTTAAAATCATCCTTTTTTCAATGACACTGCCGGGGATCATTATCTTTTTTCTCCCGCTTGCGAATGTGAATGCAGCGGCCGGATATTATGGAAGTGAGCCGGCAGATATCCAGTTTTCAGTAGCACTGTTCTATGCCGGATATGTAGGCTTTTACAGCCTTGAAAGAAGATTTTTCAGTTTCCTGGCTGCCAAAGAATATTTTCTGCTTTTTACCACACTGCAAATATTGGCTTGCCTGGTATGCTATTGTACACATGAAATCTATATACTGTTTCCGATACGTTTCATGCAGGGAATGTTGTTTGCAGGAAACGTAAACCTTTCATTGACGTTAATTTTTACAAGGCTGAGCAGTGAAAGAGGGCGGGAGATCAGCTTTTCAGTATTCTTCGGAATTCTGATCTGCGCTTTGCCTTTTAATAACCTCATCACAGCAGACCTTATTGATTCCTATAATTTTAATATCGTTTATAAGACAGCCATATTCTCATACCTTCCGGGACTTATCTTTCTTGCACTGGCCATGAGCAATTACAGAACGCATGCAAGGTTTCATCTGTACAAGCTTGACTGGCAAAGTTTTGGGCTGTTCAGTACGATGCTGGTGCTGATTGGGTATATCACCATTTTCGGACAGGAATATTATTGGCTGGAAGACTGGCGGATTATGGGAAGTGCCATTGGAATTGCTGTTCTGGCATTGATATCCGTATTCCGTCAGCAGGCTATCAAAAGACCTTATATTGATCTGCGTGTTTTCAGGTACAGAAATTTTAAGGTAGGTCTGCTGATCCTTTTTGTGATGTATATCTGTCGGTTTGCATCAGGAATTGTCAATAGCTATTTTTCATCTGAGCTGCATCTGGATCCGCTTCATATTTCCTATATCAATATCTTCAATCTTGCAGGATTGGTTACAGGTGTGATTATCGCCTGCTGTATGGTTTTACAGAAGAAAAATATAAGATATATCTGGGGTCCCGGATTTTTAATGCTTCTTATTTTCCATGGATTAATGTATTACTCTTTTGATGTTCAGGCTGATGAGTTTAATTATTATATTCCATTATTCATTCAGGGATTGGGTGTTGGATTGATTATGGTCCCGACGATTATTTTTATTATCTCCTCAGTTCCTGCTGCCATTGGCCCCTCAGCTGCTGCAACAGCCCTGGCAGTACGGTATCTTGGATTTTGTATCAGCATTGCACAGATCAATTTTTTTGAACTGTTTGAAAAAAGCCGCCATTATAATGCATTTCAGGATCATTTAAGTGCTGTGGATCCGGCTGTTAAAAATTTTCTTCATCAGCAGACCGCTAAACTTGTTGCGAGAGGAATGCCTGAAGGTAAAGCCGTAAAAGCGGCCAATAAGCTGTTGATTGGAAGGATGAATGTTCAGGATCATGTCCGTTTTGCAATGGATTATTATGAAATGATGGTGTGGCTTCTTGCTGCGTCACTGTTATTGATTTTTCTTTTTCCTTACCTGAACCGTACTGCCCTTTATCTGAAGTCACGTCGACTTTCACCTGCGTAGGGAAACGTTTTAATGAAAAGTATAGCTTATCAGCTGATTTTATAGTAGAGTGCTGAGACTGTCTGATAAGGCAGTCTCTTTTTTTATATTTTAAACACTGTGGCCAGTTCATTACTGGCGAAGCCCGAAAAGTTTAATGCAGAGAGGAATAAAGCCTATTGAAACCGCAATATAAACTGCTACCCGAATATAGTTAAGCGTTTTCCAAAGCGATATTTTTGTTAAGATTTGTTCCGGAACCGAAGAAGCTGAAGCCAGATTCTGAAACTGGATGATATTGGGCGCAAAAAAAGTAAGTGTCCATACTCTTACAGCGGCATGAATGATAAATAATACTAAAAGCCAGTTCCTTACCGGACCTATTTTCCAGCAGAAAATAATAGCAAGAATAAAAGCTATTTCATGCAATGAGTGGATTATAATCCAGAAAAACTTCAGGCTTGCCCCTTTTCCATCCTGAAGAAACCTGAATGTCTCGGGTGGGGAAGAGGCCCATTTGGGAACAAAAATAAGCGTCTCAAAAATCTGTGCGCCATTCATAAGAAAATAGAGTAAGGTCGTAATGCAAAGCCATATTTCTGCGCGCGTTAGATAAGTTGTGGCTAAGTTTTCCATGGTTTTATATTGTTTATTGATTATTTAAATGGTCTGCTGTTTCTTTCATAAGAATTGTTGCTTCCCTGAAATAGCGCTCAATGGTTTCTACTTCTTTTTTTGAAAAGGTGGAAATTAAGCGAAGTGTTTTTTGCTGCAATTCATCGAAAATGGGCCCCAGTAATTTCATGCTGTTCTGAACATTTGGGATAATGATCACTTTTCTTCGGTCTTCCTGAATAAACTGTCTTTTCAGAAGATTCTTTTTCTCCAGACGATCTATCAAGCCTGTTACAGCACCGGTTGTAAGGCCCGTCAGCTTAGAAATTTCGCCGGCGGTAACCGATTCATACTGTAGAATAAGGCCCAGGTATTTATGATCGGTACTGGAAAGCCCCGCTTTTCTGGCAATGGCCTCGTGCATAAAAATACTGGCGTCAGAATAGGCTCTGCTGGCGTCTCTGAAATTTTCAATATTATATTTAGTCATTAATTTACTTATTTTATAATTATCTTAGTTGCTAAGATATTATTTGTTTTTTATTCTTCCAAACAATTTTTTAACCAAAAATGGTAGTTTATCTGTCAAGTATGATTATTGCTGAAAAAATTAAATAAAAAATAAGTAGTGTAATTGATTTATAAACAGGTGTTTGACTTTTTTGACTTAAAATTTATTATAAAAAAGCGCCGGAAAGTTTGGATTTACCGAGGGTTTTCCTATCTTTGCAGTCCCTTAACCAAAGGGATTTACTTAAAAAAATAAGTGGCCGACTCGGTAGCTCAGCTGGTAGAGCAATACACTTTTAATGTATGGGTCCTGGGTTCGAATCCCAGCCGGGTCACTGAAAGAGACAACTATTAAAGTTGTCTCTTTTTTTATGGATGAACATGATTGTTTTTGTCCTTAGTGGCAGCATTTGGAAAAATAGTAAGACTATCCTTAATTACTATTTATCGCTTTTTAAATTTTCATACTTAATTTCAGCTTCCTTATCCAGCGGTTCTCTCTTTAAATAGATTTTCAAAGCTTCAATGGCTTTTTCCTTTTGATGAGATAATCTGTAAGCTTCACTCAGGTTGTAATAAGGTGTGGCAGAATCAGGAAACTGAGTCGCAGACATTTGAAGCAGATCAATTGCCTGAATATACTTTTTTTCGAAGAGAAACTTTTGTCCGTATCTTTCTATTAAATTCTCCTTAAGGATATATTTTTTGCTGGAATCGGCTTCTATCTTTTTTATTCCGGAAGAAAAACCACTTTTTTCCACTGTCCGGATAACATCTTTTGTATAGAAAAAGTTATCTGTTGCATTTGTACTTCCGGTTAATTGCTTTTTAATGAGATTGGAAACTTCCCAATAATTTTCAACTTCTCCGTTTGTTAAAATTACAATGGTATAGCCAGACTCCGGGAAAATCATCAGTTCGTTTGCTATTCCGAAATGTCCGCCTGTATGTCCAAGCATTCTTTGACCATTTAAAAAGTTCTCAACGATACCATAAGCGTAAGAACCTTCTTTATATTGCACTTTACCAGTGGAATACAGCTTTGTAAATTCTTTGCCCAGTATCGTGTTTTGCTGAAGAGCCAGAGAAAATCTCAGAAGGTCCTCAGCTGTTGAGTACCCTCCACCTGCTGGCGTGCCTTTGACTATGTTACTATACATATTGTTTTTCCATTGTCCTGGTTTTTCTGATAGCATTGTATATCCTGTTGCCATATTCGGGATTACTTCTTCCAGATCATAAGAATCTGTATCCTTCATTTTTGAGGGTTCAAAAATGTAAGTTCTTACATAATCGAAATAATTCAATCCGGAAACTTTTTCAATGATCAGTCCTAAAACCATATATCCCGAATTACTGTATTGAAAACCCTTCCCGGGAGAGAATAGTAATTCCTGATGCACGTAAAGCGGCAAATAATCACTAACCGTTTTAAATTTTTCTTTCGCTAGTTTGTCATGTTCGGCCCAAAAGTTTCCCATTCCTGAAGTATGTGTCAATAATTGATGAATGGTAACAGAATCGGCTACGAGTTTGTTAGGAAAATCCGGTAAATATTTACCGACTTTGTCATGTAGCGAAAG belongs to Chryseobacterium gleum and includes:
- a CDS encoding HlyD family secretion protein; the protein is MKKKYTPTDRLITKITGWISLAIVAALAVWGGFTLKNYYAYEQTNDAQVQEYVNPIISRAGGFIVAVKFEENQEVKKGDTLLIIDNREYVLQEKQTQAALRKAYAQLKVLESTTETTEKEAAAAMDQVDANKAKVWKQKLDYNRYKKLYDEESATRQRLEDVKATLDINESDYRSSQDNYAASMSKINDIRAEKTVVLAEIARLEALLDRHKLDVSYTAVTAAYDGRMGRRTVEVGQMIDAGETLAFIVNNETDKWVVANYKETQIKDMHIGDHVKIVADSYPDREFKGTIISLSPATGSSFSLLPPDNSTGNYVKIVQRIPVRIRVDGQRKDIDILKVGMNVNVYANKKHSNG
- a CDS encoding beta-carotene 15,15'-monooxygenase gives rise to the protein MAKRQMPYFKKWAPEWLVKIILFSMTLPGIIIFFLPLANVNAAAGYYGSEPADIQFSVALFYAGYVGFYSLERRFFSFLAAKEYFLLFTTLQILACLVCYCTHEIYILFPIRFMQGMLFAGNVNLSLTLIFTRLSSERGREISFSVFFGILICALPFNNLITADLIDSYNFNIVYKTAIFSYLPGLIFLALAMSNYRTHARFHLYKLDWQSFGLFSTMLVLIGYITIFGQEYYWLEDWRIMGSAIGIAVLALISVFRQQAIKRPYIDLRVFRYRNFKVGLLILFVMYICRFASGIVNSYFSSELHLDPLHISYINIFNLAGLVTGVIIACCMVLQKKNIRYIWGPGFLMLLIFHGLMYYSFDVQADEFNYYIPLFIQGLGVGLIMVPTIIFIISSVPAAIGPSAAATALAVRYLGFCISIAQINFFELFEKSRHYNAFQDHLSAVDPAVKNFLHQQTAKLVARGMPEGKAVKAANKLLIGRMNVQDHVRFAMDYYEMMVWLLAASLLLIFLFPYLNRTALYLKSRRLSPA
- a CDS encoding MarR family winged helix-turn-helix transcriptional regulator — encoded protein: MTKYNIENFRDASRAYSDASIFMHEAIARKAGLSSTDHKYLGLILQYESVTAGEISKLTGLTTGAVTGLIDRLEKKNLLKRQFIQEDRRKVIIIPNVQNSMKLLGPIFDELQQKTLRLISTFSKKEVETIERYFREATILMKETADHLNNQ
- a CDS encoding serine hydrolase yields the protein MNNRQEMIRLLFILWGTLAFGQSVNLSVIRKQLRILEKENYFSGVVLIAKGDKTIYKHAFGYANMADKIPNKANTKFNLASMNKMFTGLAIMQLAEKGKLSLHDKVGKYLPDFPNKLVADSVTIHQLLTHTSGMGNFWAEHDKLAKEKFKTVSDYLPLYVHQELLFSPGKGFQYSNSGYMVLGLIIEKVSGLNYFDYVRTYIFEPSKMKDTDSYDLEEVIPNMATGYTMLSEKPGQWKNNMYSNIVKGTPAGGGYSTAEDLLRFSLALQQNTILGKEFTKLYSTGKVQYKEGSYAYGIVENFLNGQRMLGHTGGHFGIANELMIFPESGYTIVILTNGEVENYWEVSNLIKKQLTGSTNATDNFFYTKDVIRTVEKSGFSSGIKKIEADSSKKYILKENLIERYGQKFLFEKKYIQAIDLLQMSATQFPDSATPYYNLSEAYRLSHQKEKAIEALKIYLKREPLDKEAEIKYENLKSDK